The Pangasianodon hypophthalmus isolate fPanHyp1 chromosome 5, fPanHyp1.pri, whole genome shotgun sequence genome includes a window with the following:
- the tmem182a gene encoding transmembrane protein 182 — protein MKWSVALFFAGLFGALGTVFILLSFGTDYWLLAWETCKTDSQLPDIVEHGDLMVNQAADDGNSSTFYHEGFFWRCSFGGRGDEDIILKFWFTNQPHSKVCIHAYLSPFPVSEQTHNATTYESAIIYRGFWSVFMLLGVAAVILGGFIIICAAPFTNPCLYKAGGGLFLTAGFFILLATVLSVIWLEVMDVVGLYVEYQKSHLCPGFQLNIMYGLSFMFAPVGVFFCLLSGLLFLLIGRALKRHY, from the exons ATGAAGTGGAGCGTGGCACTGTTTTTTGCTGGGCTCTTTGGTGCCTTGGGGACAGTTTTCATCCTCCTATCATTTGGTACCGATTATTGGCTCTTGGCTTGGGAGACTTGCAAAACAGATTCTCAGTTGCCGGATATTGTAGAG CATGGGGATTTGATGGTGAACCAGGCTGCAGATGATGGAAACTCTTCCACCTTTTACCATGAGGGCTTTTTCTGGCGCTGCTCATTTGGAGGAAGAGGGGATGAGGACATCATCTTGAAGTTCTGGTTCA CAAACCAGCCGCACTCCAAAGTGTGCATACATGCCTACCTGTCTCCCTTCCCTGTATCTGAACAGACCCACAATGCAACCACTTATGAGTCTGCCATCA TCTACAGAGGCTTCTGGAGTGTCTTCATGTTGTTGGGTGTGGCTGCAGTCATCTTGGGTGGCTTCATCATAATCTGTGCTGCTCCATTCACCAATCCCTGCCTCTATAAAGCAGGTGGTGGACTCTTCCTCACAGCTG GTTTCTTCATCCTTCTCGCCACTGTACTCTCTGTCATCTGGTTGGAAGTGATGGATGTGGTGGGTTTATATGTGGAGTACCAAAAAAGTCATCTGTGTCCAGGCTTTCAGCTGAATATTATGTATGGCCTTTCCTTTATGTTCGCCCCAGTAGGCGTGTTCTTCTGCCTACTCTCGGGCCTGCTCTTCCTCCTGATTGGGCGGGCACTGAAGAGGCATTACTAA